A part of Andrena cerasifolii isolate SP2316 chromosome 10, iyAndCera1_principal, whole genome shotgun sequence genomic DNA contains:
- the Arr1 gene encoding arrestin 1 has protein sequence MVVNFKVYKKCSPNGKIAVYLGKRDFIDYLSGIEAVDGVILVDQDYIDTGRKIWGQLVCSFRYGREEDEVMGLNFQKDLYLVSVQLYPTTEKVEDNLSRLQDRLLRKLGTNAVPFTFKFPPSAPSSVTLQPGEDETGEPCGVSYYVKIYSGDRESDISHKRSTVTMGIRKIQYAPTKQGRQPCTVVRKDFLLSPGDLELEVTLDKQLYHHGERIAVNVCVRNNSNKVVKKMKALIQQGIDVVIFQNGQFRTVIDAVETQDGCPISPGSNLQKVLYLKPDLENNKHRRGIALDGRLKREESELASSTLLTSPDVRDSFGIVVSYAVKVKLYLGALSGELSAELPFILMRPKPDDRIKVVNAETDNVEIENVLDEKPKLNPKP, from the coding sequence ATGGTGGTGAATTTCAAGGTTTATAAGAAATGCTCGCCGAACGGAAAGATTGCGGTGTACCTGGGTAAGAGGGATTTCATCGACTACTTGTCGGGGATCGAGGCAGTGGACGGCGTGATTCTAGTGGACCAGGACTACATCGACACTGGGAGGAAGATATGGGGACAGCTGGTGTGCAGTTTCCGTTACGGCAGAGAGGAGGACGAGGTGATGGGCCTGAACTTCCAGAAAGACCTTTATCTAGTCTCGGTGCAGCTCTATCCGACCACAGAGAAGGTGGAGGATAATCTGAGCAGACTGCAAGATCGATTGCTGAGGAAACTGGGAACGAACGCTGTCCCGTTCACGTTCAAGTTTCCCCCAAGTGCTCCCTCGAGCGTGACCCTGCAACCGGGCGAGGACGAGACCGGCGAACCTTGCGGCGTCAGCTATTACGTAAAGATCTATTCCGGAGACAGGGAGAGCGACATCAGCCACAAGAGGAGCACGGTAACGATGGGTATCAGGAAGATCCAGTACGCGCCTACCAAACAGGGCCGCCAGCCGTGCACCGTCGTTCGAAAGGACTTTCTCCTGAGCCCCGGTGATCTCGAGCTGGAGGTGACTCTGGACAAGCAGCTCTACCATCACGGGGAAAGGATAGCCGTGAACGTGTGCGTGAGGAACAACAGCAACAAGGTGGTGAAGAAGATGAAGGCTCTGATCCAGCAAGGTATCGACGTGGTCATCTTCCAGAACGGTCAGTTCAGGACGGTGATCGACGCGGTGGAGACTCAGGACGGCTGCCCTATAAGCCCCGGCTCGAATCTGCAGAAGGTGCTCTATCTGAAGCCGGATCTCGAGAACAACAAACACCGAAGGGGCATCGCTCTGGACGGCCGGCtcaagagagaagagagcgaatTGGCCTCCAGCACTCTGCTCACATCGCCGGACGTCCGCGACTCTTTCGGCATCGTGGTCTCCTATGCCGTCAAGGTGAAGCTCTACCTCGGCGCGCTCAGCGGAGAGCTCTCCGCGGAGCTGCCCTTCATCCTGATGAGACCGAAACCCGACGATCGAATCAAAGTGGTAAACGCCGAGACCGACAACGTCGAGATCGAGAATGTCCTGGACGAGAAGCCCAAGCTCAACCCGAAACCGTAG